In Lycium ferocissimum isolate CSIRO_LF1 chromosome 11, AGI_CSIRO_Lferr_CH_V1, whole genome shotgun sequence, a single genomic region encodes these proteins:
- the LOC132037898 gene encoding putative serine/threonine-protein kinase-like protein CCR3, producing the protein MTTPSTTVVIIVVTLINIFTVAVALGGSATTLAVVYGGATTICGIVANQPIQRIQCWTDGQSTATPISPHVSFDVIAGGLDGFTAIRSGGFSLLYWNTSFIPKRIYFSYSNLLTTVTMGDNQICAIINSTQNATCWRGNSYTSQQPNGSSRFSSISSGSGFSCGILESSNRVVCWGNSDIASRIQSGFVNETMVNIYAGGRHACGVNTAGFLICKGDNNNGQLDVPSNLSYQYFGLALGMNHTCGIRTVNHTVVCWGGNGSFSSNITESVSFESVVAGLDFTCGLTTSNFSVICWGPNWTSNLYPQGAALPLPMILPGPCVQINCTCGIYTQSQSLCFGNGNICRPCDFSMLAPPSLSPQTPPPPPPPVAPSSPSRRLRRGLLAFAIVGSVGTFAGICSIIYFLWVGGCFGKKKVHNSVQPTITTTNGGQLSSSSPVSRSSTLRRQGSRLMRRQRSGTSSKHADRAEEFLFTDLAAATNNFSLENKIGAGSFGVVYKGKLPDGREVAIKRGETGPRTKKFQEKESAFDSELAFLSRLHHKHLVRLVGYCEERDERLLVYEYMKNGALFDHLHDKNNVEKSSSIVNSWKMRIKIALDAARGIEYLHNYAVPPIIHRDIKSSNILIDANWIARVSDFGLSLMGPESNRDYSSRPMKAAGTVGYIDPEYYGLNVLTAKSDVYGLGVVLLELLTGKRAIFKSEENGGAPMSVVDYAIPAIMAGELTKILDKRVGPPEANEVEAVELVAYTAMHSVHLEGRDRPTISDIVSNLERALAAFDDSHGSISSGPISFVSD; encoded by the coding sequence ATGACGACGCCCTCCACCACCGTCGTCATCATCGTCGTCACCCTAATAAACATCTTCACTGTTGCCGTCGCCCTCGGTGGGTCCGCCACAACTCTTGCCGTCGTGTACGGCGGAGCCACCACTATCTGCGGCATAGTTGCTAACCAACCAATCCAACGAATCCAATGTTGGACTGACGGTCAATCAACAGCCACACCTATTTCACCTCACGTCTCCTTTGACGTCATCGCCGGCGGCCTTGACGGCTTCACCGCCATCCGTTCTGGTGGATTTTCACTCCTTTATTGGAACACAAGTTTCATCCCCAAACGGATTTATTTCAGTTACTCAAACTTGTTAACAACCGTTACAATGGGTGATAACCAAATTTGCGCCATAATAAATAGTACCCAAAATGCTACCTGTTGGAGAGGAAATTCTTATACGAGTCAACAGCCAAATGGGTCATCACGATTTAGTTCAATCTCATCTGGGTCTGGATTTTCTTGTGGAATCTTGGAAAGTTCAAACAGGGTTGTGTGTTGGGGAAACAGTGATATTGCTTCAAGAATCCAATCTGGGTTCGTTAATGAAACGATGGTGAATATATATGCTGGTGGAAGGCACGCTTGTGGGGTGAACACTGCTGGATTTTTAATTTGTAAAGGTGATAACAATAATGGTCAATTGGATGTTCCTTCTAATTTGTCTTACCAGTATTTTGGATTAGCTTTGGGAATGAATCATACTTGTGGAATTAGGACTGTGAATCATACAGTGGTTTGTTGGGGTGGAAATGGTTCATTTTCAAGTAATATTACAGAAAGTGTTTCTTTTGAATCTGTTGTAGCTGGGTTAGATTTTACGTGCGGATTGACAACAAGCAATTTTTCAGTGATCTGTTGGGGACCAAATTGGACTAGTAATCTGTATCCTCAAGGGGCTGCCCTTCCTTTACCAATGATTCTTCCAGGTCCATGTGTACAAATTAATTGTACTTGTGGTATATATACTCAGTCCCAAAGTCTCTGTTTTGGAAATGGTAATATTTGTAGGCCTTGTGATTTCTCAATGTTAGCACCACCGTCCTTATCACCACAAACGCCGCCGCCACCACCTCCACCGGTGGCACCTTCGTCGCCTTCTAGAAGGCtaagaaggggtttattagctTTTGCCATTGTTGGATCGGTGGGTACTTTTGCAGGGATTTGCAGTATAATTTATTTTCTGTGGGTTGGTGGTTGTTTTGGAAAGAAGAAAGTTCATAATTCAGTTCAACCTACTATTACTACTACTAATGGAGGGCAATTATCGAGTAGTAGTCCTGTTTCAAGATCATCAACTCTTAGGCGTCAAGGCTCGCGGTTGATGAGGCGTCAAAGGAGTGGAACTTCTTCTAAACACGCAGACAGGGCAGAGGAATTCCTGTTTACAGACCTTGCTGCAGCTACTAACAATTTTTCTCTAGAGAACAAGATTGGTGCTGGTAGTTTTGGGGTTGTTTACAAGGGCAAACTACCGGATGGTCGTGAGGTCGCAATCAAACGTGGAGAAACGGGTCCAAGAACAAAGAAATTTCAGGAGAAAGAAAGTGCATTTGACTCAGAATTGGCTTTCTTGTCTCGACTACACCACAAACATTTAGTTAGACTTGTTGGTTATTGTGAAGAAAGGGATGAAAGGCTTTTGGTTTACGAGTACATGAAGAATGGAGCGCTTTTTGATCATTTACACGATAAGAACAATGTGGAGAAGAGCAGTAGTATAGTGAATTCTTGGAAAATGAGGATCAAGATTGCATTAGATGCTGCACGAGGCATCGAATACCTTCACAATTATGCAGTCCCGCCTATAATTCACAGGGACATTAAGTCATCCAATATCTTGATTGATGCAAATTGGATTGCAAGAGTGTCTGATTTTGGATTATCTTTAATGGGGCCAGAGTCTAATCGCGATTACAGCAGTAGGCCAATGAAGGCTGCTGGTACAGTTGGGTACATTGATCCAGAGTACTATGGTCTAAATGTGTTGACAGCAAAGAGTGATGTGTATGGACTTGGCGTGGTGTTGTTAGAACTTTTGACAGGAAAGAGAGCCATATTCAAGAGTGAAGAGAATGGAGGTGCGCCAATGAGTGTGGTGGACTATGCAATACCGGCAATTATGGCTGGAGAATTGACAAAGATTTTGGATAAGAGAGTAGGGCCACCAGAGGCAAATGAAGTAGAAGCAGTGGAATTGGTGGCCTATACTGCAATGCATTCTGTGCATTTGGAAGGGAGAGATAGACCTACCATATCTGACATTGTTTCTAACTTAGAGAGAGCTTTGGCTGCATTTGATGATAGCCATGGCAGCATCTCTAGTGGTCCTATTTCCTTTGTATCAGATTGA